Proteins encoded together in one Chloroflexota bacterium window:
- a CDS encoding HAD family phosphatase: protein MLTHDYKLSTTVREAMQAIVDAGLWITISSGRGYQMLKPFLGSLPLNAPVIGCNGGLIFDPNTRQVLYLKLMPLPLAHKVIRLAQQDGLGIRVYLDDMETMLEYRQGEPGFVLTRDGTVVSQGIDPMAALSRPPHKLVVYSHSPDSTPAVVERLQEQIGYQAHVVASNTQIIEIIVPGISKATGISWLAKYLGVARKETMAIGDGDNDIEMLEWAGFGVAMGNATPAAKAVADWIAPPVEEDGMAIALQRFVLNSVKTTQ from the coding sequence GTGCTCACACACGACTACAAGTTGAGCACCACAGTACGCGAGGCAATGCAGGCTATTGTGGATGCAGGGCTCTGGATTACCATTTCCAGCGGTCGAGGGTATCAGATGCTCAAGCCGTTTCTTGGCTCGCTGCCGCTCAATGCTCCCGTCATTGGTTGCAACGGCGGCTTGATCTTTGATCCCAACACGCGCCAGGTTCTCTACCTAAAGCTAATGCCCCTCCCCCTAGCCCACAAAGTGATACGCCTGGCTCAGCAGGATGGGTTGGGCATTCGCGTCTACCTCGATGATATGGAAACAATGCTTGAGTACCGCCAAGGGGAACCGGGCTTTGTCCTCACGCGGGATGGAACCGTGGTTAGTCAGGGCATTGACCCCATGGCTGCACTTTCACGACCTCCCCATAAATTGGTTGTTTATTCCCACTCTCCAGATTCAACCCCTGCAGTTGTAGAACGCCTACAAGAGCAAATAGGTTACCAAGCGCATGTGGTAGCTTCCAACACACAGATCATAGAGATCATTGTGCCTGGCATCTCCAAAGCTACAGGTATATCGTGGTTAGCCAAGTATCTGGGTGTAGCGCGCAAGGAAACCATGGCTATTGGCGATGGGGACAATGACATCGAGATGCTGGAATGGGCCGGATTTGGCGTCGCCATGGGCAATGCTACTCCTGCAGCAAAAGCCGTTGCTGATTGGATTGCTCCTCCCGTGGAAGAAGATGGGATGGCAATCGCATTACAACGGTTTGTGTTGAATTCTGTTAAAACGACTCAATAA
- the ftcD gene encoding glutamate formimidoyltransferase, whose translation MVKLLECALNFSEGRREEVICAIVAAAKGVRVLDVASDKDHNRTVLTFVGSPETAAEAAFRVSAKAVERIDMNQHRGAHPRMGAVDVIPFVPLGQASMEEAIAVARQVGQRLGEELGIPVYLYEAAATCPQRRNLADVRQGEYEGLPQKLADPKWKPDFGPDRPHPTAGATAVGARIYLVAYNVNLGTSDVRVAKAIARALRAKTGGLQNVKALGVMLQERNLAQVTMNVTDPFQTPLYRVLEMVRIEAARYGVPVVGSEIVGLVPLTVILETVRYYLQLENFRDDQVLETRLWEE comes from the coding sequence ATGGTCAAGCTTCTGGAGTGTGCGCTCAACTTTAGCGAAGGCAGAAGAGAAGAGGTCATTTGTGCTATTGTGGCTGCAGCAAAGGGAGTGCGTGTGCTCGATGTCGCTTCGGACAAGGACCACAATCGCACTGTGCTCACCTTTGTGGGTTCTCCCGAAACCGCTGCTGAAGCTGCTTTTCGTGTCAGTGCCAAGGCAGTGGAGCGGATTGACATGAACCAGCATCGCGGCGCGCACCCACGTATGGGGGCAGTGGATGTGATTCCGTTCGTGCCCCTTGGTCAGGCCAGCATGGAAGAAGCCATTGCAGTGGCCCGCCAAGTAGGGCAACGGCTTGGCGAAGAATTGGGCATCCCGGTCTATCTATACGAAGCAGCGGCTACGTGCCCTCAGAGGCGTAACCTGGCCGATGTGCGACAAGGTGAATACGAGGGATTGCCCCAAAAGCTGGCTGATCCCAAGTGGAAGCCTGACTTTGGCCCAGACCGACCACACCCCACTGCAGGAGCTACTGCGGTTGGGGCTCGCATATACCTAGTAGCGTACAATGTCAACTTGGGCACATCTGATGTTCGCGTTGCGAAAGCAATTGCCCGAGCCTTACGTGCTAAAACTGGTGGGCTGCAAAATGTCAAAGCGCTAGGGGTGATGCTTCAGGAACGCAACCTAGCGCAAGTGACGATGAATGTCACCGATCCTTTCCAGACGCCCCTTTACCGTGTACTGGAGATGGTGCGGATAGAGGCAGCCCGCTACGGTGTTCCAGTAGTGGGCAGCGAGATCGTGGGCTTGGTACCGCTGACCGTGATCCTCGAAACAGTTCGCTATTACCTGCAGTTGGAGAACTTTCGAGATGACCAGGTGCTGGAAACCAGGCTTTGGGAGGAATAG
- a CDS encoding aminopeptidase P family protein — translation MPNIYQERLERIRRTMRQWGVDWMFLNYGPDFTYITGITTPIYYPILKGLGDWITGLFFGLDKEPVLFLQKSFAINLDGQTWIRDIRVLPENEDPDAFLAKNLAEFDTAGKTIAVNKMLWAQSLLSLQAAVPRARFIPATNAMMDRVRAVKDENEIQLMQRAAEITDAALAATIKVMKPGMTERDVAIEVDYQIRRCGGDGYSFYPGIICVGNGSDPKRHILVRNSDMILAPGTTVAFDFGVLYKGYCSDFGRSAFIGTPQPDALAAYRSITQASQSAMRIMADGQITPARIADFVRDRVTADGLGEWYWYLGLGHGIGLEVHEWPWLRPGFDEPIRAGMCFTLEPKVWKPGVFYVRCEDVVVVGKEGATPLTRFHYDPVVIE, via the coding sequence ATGCCAAACATTTATCAAGAGCGTCTAGAACGAATTCGGCGGACCATGCGCCAATGGGGAGTAGACTGGATGTTCCTCAATTATGGTCCAGATTTCACTTACATCACTGGTATCACTACCCCAATATATTATCCCATCCTAAAAGGTCTGGGTGATTGGATTACAGGTCTATTCTTTGGGTTGGACAAGGAGCCGGTGCTTTTCTTGCAAAAGAGCTTTGCCATTAACTTGGATGGGCAAACTTGGATACGGGACATCCGCGTGTTACCTGAAAATGAAGATCCTGACGCTTTTCTGGCGAAGAACCTGGCTGAGTTTGATACAGCTGGGAAGACAATCGCAGTCAACAAGATGTTATGGGCTCAGTCGCTTCTATCTTTGCAGGCTGCTGTGCCGAGGGCGCGATTTATTCCCGCCACAAATGCGATGATGGATCGAGTACGCGCGGTTAAAGATGAGAACGAGATTCAGCTTATGCAGCGCGCTGCTGAGATCACAGACGCAGCATTGGCCGCGACAATTAAGGTAATGAAGCCCGGCATGACTGAGCGCGATGTGGCTATTGAAGTAGATTATCAGATCCGACGCTGTGGTGGCGATGGTTATTCCTTCTATCCTGGCATCATTTGTGTAGGCAATGGCAGCGATCCAAAGCGACATATCCTAGTACGCAATTCCGACATGATACTAGCGCCTGGCACGACAGTCGCTTTCGACTTCGGAGTTCTCTATAAAGGTTATTGTTCAGACTTTGGGCGCTCCGCATTCATCGGTACACCTCAGCCAGATGCCTTGGCAGCTTATCGTTCCATCACACAAGCGTCTCAGTCTGCCATGAGAATTATGGCGGATGGGCAGATCACACCGGCACGGATCGCCGACTTTGTTCGAGATCGTGTTACTGCAGATGGCTTGGGTGAATGGTACTGGTATCTGGGCCTAGGACACGGGATTGGACTGGAAGTGCACGAATGGCCTTGGCTGCGCCCCGGCTTTGACGAACCCATTCGAGCCGGAATGTGCTTTACTTTGGAGCCAAAAGTGTGGAAACCGGGTGTGTTCTATGTGCGTTGCGAAGATGTTGTTGTGGTAGGTAAGGAAGGGGCAACTCCTTTGACCAGATTTCACTACGATCCCGTGGTCATTGAGTGA
- a CDS encoding UDP-N-acetylmuramoyl-L-alanyl-D-glutamate--2,6-diaminopimelate ligase gives MRLGELLAALPHRIMLSSQIGAPQVEITGISCDSRSVRPGNLFVAIAGVEADGHSFIPEALRKGAAAVVGQKPESDIFPQGSPVSYCTVTDSREALAWLAAAWYGHPARQLRVIGVTGTDGKTTTVRLISAILQAAGYRIGWISTVSALIGDVEVDTGLHTTTPDALDMQNYLSQMLAQGTQYVVIEATSHGLAQHRVTACEFDVAVVTNITHEHLDYHGTFEEYRAAKARLFEILTDSYHKPGVSKIAILNADDPSYDFLKGISAVRCYSYGIEKSSDIQARHIHTSSSGLSFQAVTPGGEFHVMSPLVGSFNVYNILAAIAVGVSQELSFEAMQRGILAISGVTGRMERIELGQNFTILIDFAHTPNALRNALQTVRTMTQGRVIVVFGCAGLRDRTKRPIMGEIAGRLADHIFLTAEDPRTEDVHDIIQQIAVGCERAGRREGVDYWKIPDRREAISAAIAMARAGDLVIVTGKGHERSMCFGTTEYPWSEYEAVKKALRARLGGKTR, from the coding sequence ATGAGATTAGGTGAACTGCTGGCTGCTTTGCCGCATAGAATTATGCTTTCTTCCCAGATTGGCGCGCCACAGGTCGAAATCACAGGTATTAGCTGTGATTCTCGATCGGTACGGCCAGGCAATCTATTTGTGGCCATTGCCGGAGTAGAAGCAGATGGCCACTCCTTTATCCCTGAGGCCCTGAGGAAAGGGGCAGCGGCGGTTGTTGGGCAAAAGCCTGAATCCGACATCTTTCCGCAAGGTTCTCCAGTATCATACTGCACAGTCACAGACTCAAGAGAAGCGTTGGCATGGCTTGCTGCAGCATGGTATGGACATCCGGCACGCCAGCTACGCGTTATTGGCGTCACTGGCACAGATGGCAAGACCACTACTGTGCGCTTAATCAGCGCTATCCTGCAAGCAGCTGGGTACCGCATTGGGTGGATTAGCACCGTGAGTGCTCTCATTGGTGACGTGGAGGTGGACACTGGCCTGCATACCACTACACCCGATGCACTTGATATGCAGAACTATCTCTCGCAAATGCTTGCTCAGGGCACACAATACGTGGTCATTGAAGCAACTTCGCATGGGCTGGCACAGCATCGAGTTACAGCTTGCGAATTCGACGTGGCGGTTGTAACCAACATCACCCACGAACACCTGGATTATCATGGCACGTTCGAGGAGTATCGGGCTGCCAAAGCACGCCTGTTCGAGATCTTGACCGATTCTTACCACAAGCCGGGCGTATCCAAAATTGCTATCCTCAACGCAGATGATCCTTCCTATGATTTTCTCAAAGGCATTAGTGCTGTACGTTGCTATTCCTATGGCATAGAGAAATCCAGCGATATACAGGCACGGCATATTCATACTTCTTCGTCTGGACTTTCATTCCAAGCGGTAACGCCAGGCGGAGAATTCCACGTTATGTCACCGTTGGTTGGCTCTTTCAATGTTTACAATATTCTGGCTGCTATTGCCGTGGGAGTCTCGCAGGAACTCTCTTTCGAAGCCATGCAACGCGGCATCCTCGCCATAAGCGGGGTAACCGGACGCATGGAACGCATTGAGCTGGGGCAGAATTTCACCATCCTCATTGATTTTGCTCATACCCCTAATGCCTTGAGAAACGCGCTGCAAACGGTGCGTACCATGACGCAAGGCAGGGTGATCGTGGTGTTCGGTTGTGCTGGCTTGCGCGACCGCACCAAACGCCCTATCATGGGCGAAATCGCAGGCCGCCTAGCAGACCATATTTTCCTCACTGCAGAAGACCCGCGCACTGAGGATGTCCATGATATCATCCAACAGATCGCAGTCGGCTGCGAACGAGCTGGACGCCGCGAAGGGGTGGATTACTGGAAGATACCAGATCGAAGGGAAGCTATTTCTGCTGCCATTGCCATGGCCAGGGCAGGCGATTTGGTCATCGTTACCGGTAAGGGCCACGAGCGTTCGATGTGTTTCGGAACTACGGAATACCCCTGGAGCGAATATGAAGCAGTGAAGAAAGCACTGCGTGCGCGGCTTGGTGGTAAAACCCGCTAG
- a CDS encoding dephospho-CoA kinase, giving the protein MKHKDLYVIGLTGNIAVGKSVVAAMLAELGARVIDADALAHEVMQAGTPTWQRVIDEFGADILQSDGEINRKTLGARVFADPVALARLEAIVHPAVIREAERRMQNEASRSEPNGIKVVVLEAIKLIESGMHHRCDELWVVTCPREQQIQRLMATRGISKAEAELRITAQPPQEDKIALADVVIDNSGDLEQTRMQVHREWERICATTPSREGEAAKEHRSSLDKHYSPQITYHVSGGNMSSWRKFIDEHPFLTMWAVLAVGMVIIFLVTSRGVDLLPSQRLFMALACVLLAGLCAWIVSWE; this is encoded by the coding sequence TTGAAGCACAAAGACCTGTATGTTATCGGACTCACTGGTAATATTGCGGTAGGCAAAAGCGTAGTGGCAGCAATGCTGGCAGAACTTGGTGCCCGTGTGATTGACGCTGATGCTCTCGCCCATGAGGTCATGCAAGCAGGCACGCCGACCTGGCAGCGCGTGATAGATGAATTTGGAGCAGACATTCTACAGTCAGATGGTGAAATCAACCGAAAGACGCTAGGTGCAAGGGTCTTTGCTGACCCAGTAGCTTTGGCACGACTGGAAGCAATCGTCCACCCGGCAGTGATTCGCGAAGCAGAGCGACGGATGCAAAACGAAGCCTCTAGATCCGAGCCCAATGGTATCAAGGTAGTTGTTCTTGAGGCAATCAAACTGATCGAATCTGGCATGCACCATCGCTGTGATGAACTGTGGGTAGTAACCTGTCCACGCGAGCAACAAATTCAGCGTCTGATGGCAACCCGCGGGATAAGCAAAGCCGAAGCCGAACTACGCATCACCGCACAACCACCTCAAGAGGATAAAATTGCCTTGGCGGACGTAGTTATTGACAATAGCGGAGACCTGGAGCAGACGCGAATGCAAGTCCATCGAGAATGGGAACGCATCTGCGCCACGACTCCGAGCAGGGAAGGCGAGGCAGCGAAAGAACACCGCTCCTCGCTCGACAAGCATTACTCACCACAGATCACTTATCACGTATCAGGAGGCAATATGTCTTCATGGCGCAAGTTTATCGATGAACATCCTTTTCTGACTATGTGGGCCGTGCTCGCTGTGGGCATGGTTATCATTTTCTTGGTCACATCACGTGGCGTTGACCTGTTGCCCAGCCAGCGCCTGTTTATGGCTTTGGCTTGCGTTCTCCTCGCTGGATTGTGTGCGTGGATTGTGAGTTGGGAATAG
- a CDS encoding aminopeptidase P family protein, which translates to MIDYLKRLNTARERMAERNIGLMFLKPGANLFYLTGVRRQEADNTDANAYGDWAVGGYIGLNDGIILTAPRMGGAFFQAEVEGKPWFDSVRLILESEEPEQVMRQVISRFDLRGKRVALDDRAWAQTVLAFRRLLPDAEFVLASAVVEPMRMIKEEAAIELMRKAGQITDGAFQRAIAMLKPGITELEVAREIDYQLKLLGADYTSFATGVRFTGPNQTTPEALGRATTRKLSPGDSVTFDFGCVYQGYCSDFGRSAFVGDPPAEYVKIHEIVLRAQREAMQAMKAGQITASQANRIARSIIEAEGYGEYFTHRLGHGIGITVHEEPFLDTVNQTVLQANMTFTVEPSIRIPDRFSNRVEDVVQVTPAGAVSLYSTDHRLYVIG; encoded by the coding sequence ATGATTGACTATTTGAAACGGTTGAACACAGCACGAGAGCGTATGGCTGAACGCAATATCGGTCTTATGTTCCTCAAGCCGGGGGCTAATCTGTTCTACTTAACCGGAGTACGGCGTCAGGAAGCAGACAACACCGATGCCAATGCCTATGGTGATTGGGCTGTTGGTGGTTACATTGGTCTGAACGATGGCATTATTCTCACTGCGCCTCGGATGGGTGGAGCATTCTTTCAGGCTGAAGTTGAAGGCAAACCATGGTTTGATTCGGTGCGTCTGATCCTAGAATCAGAGGAGCCGGAACAAGTCATGCGTCAAGTAATCAGCCGCTTTGATCTGCGTGGCAAAAGGGTCGCGCTCGATGACCGCGCCTGGGCTCAAACGGTATTGGCTTTCCGCCGACTCCTTCCCGACGCGGAATTTGTCTTGGCGTCTGCTGTGGTCGAACCAATGCGCATGATCAAAGAAGAGGCAGCGATCGAGTTAATGCGCAAGGCTGGGCAAATCACCGACGGCGCTTTTCAACGGGCCATTGCCATGCTTAAACCAGGGATTACCGAACTGGAAGTGGCTAGAGAAATAGATTACCAATTAAAACTCTTAGGCGCTGATTACACATCTTTTGCCACAGGGGTGCGCTTCACAGGCCCGAACCAAACGACCCCGGAAGCACTGGGAAGGGCGACCACAAGAAAATTATCACCCGGTGATTCTGTTACCTTTGACTTTGGCTGTGTCTACCAAGGCTACTGCTCTGACTTTGGACGCTCTGCATTTGTTGGGGACCCACCAGCGGAATACGTCAAAATTCACGAGATCGTGCTACGCGCCCAGCGAGAAGCAATGCAAGCCATGAAAGCAGGCCAGATCACAGCTAGTCAGGCAAATCGCATTGCCCGCAGCATTATCGAGGCAGAGGGATATGGAGAATATTTCACTCACCGTCTTGGTCATGGCATTGGCATAACAGTACATGAGGAGCCTTTCTTGGACACAGTCAACCAAACCGTTTTGCAGGCAAATATGACCTTCACCGTGGAACCAAGTATTCGCATTCCAGATCGTTTTAGCAATCGAGTGGAGGACGTGGTCCAAGTGACGCCAGCAGGTGCGGTTTCGCTTTATAGCACGGATCATCGCCTATATGTGATTGGCTAA
- a CDS encoding ABC transporter permease, translating into MWRYILNRLIWVIPIIFAITLLVFSMLHLVPGDPVRAMFVESGGATAEQIAQIRHLLGLDRPLHIQYLDYISKALRGDLGRSMITQQPVFELIRSNFPSTFQLALAGMSLAILLGTILGIAAALHHNSWLDNLTMLLATLGVSMPSFWLGLLLIYLFGIRLRWVPITSGTDLKRLALPAIALGFQAAAIIARMVRSSLLEVLREDYIRTARAKGLSNSVVILRHAFRNALIPVVTVVGLQFGGLLGGAVIVESVFARRGIGQLLVGALQARDFPLAQGCVLFVAVTYVLVNLVVDLLYGFLDPRIQYRSSPAAS; encoded by the coding sequence ATGTGGCGTTACATTCTTAATCGGCTGATTTGGGTCATCCCAATTATTTTTGCTATTACCCTACTCGTATTTTCCATGCTCCACCTGGTGCCTGGTGACCCCGTTCGTGCTATGTTTGTGGAATCGGGTGGCGCGACAGCAGAGCAAATTGCTCAGATTCGGCACTTGTTGGGTTTAGATCGTCCACTACACATACAGTATCTGGACTATATCAGCAAGGCACTTCGAGGCGATTTGGGACGCTCCATGATTACCCAACAACCCGTTTTCGAACTGATTCGCTCCAATTTTCCTAGCACCTTCCAACTCGCACTAGCAGGGATGAGCCTGGCTATCCTCCTTGGCACAATCTTAGGCATTGCAGCGGCTCTGCATCACAACTCATGGCTGGATAACCTTACCATGCTCCTTGCTACTCTGGGGGTTTCCATGCCCAGCTTTTGGTTAGGTTTGTTGCTCATCTATCTTTTTGGCATCAGACTGCGTTGGGTGCCCATTACTTCGGGTACAGATTTGAAACGTTTGGCACTGCCAGCAATTGCGCTTGGGTTCCAGGCAGCCGCGATTATCGCGCGTATGGTGCGTTCTAGTTTGCTGGAAGTGCTAAGGGAAGATTACATCCGTACAGCCCGCGCCAAAGGGCTTAGCAACTCCGTAGTGATCTTGCGCCACGCTTTTCGCAATGCCCTCATCCCAGTGGTCACCGTGGTCGGTTTGCAGTTTGGTGGTCTGCTTGGAGGGGCGGTAATCGTTGAGAGCGTTTTCGCTCGGCGGGGGATTGGGCAATTGCTGGTTGGGGCACTTCAAGCGCGCGACTTTCCCCTGGCTCAGGGATGCGTGTTATTCGTCGCAGTCACATATGTACTGGTGAATTTAGTCGTAGATTTGCTGTATGGATTTCTCGATCCTCGTATACAATACCGTTCGAGTCCAGCCGCATCGTAG
- a CDS encoding ABC transporter permease translates to MIPRQRSQLSIVLRQLCRNRGAIIGLCLLTLEVLIAIAAPLVAPYSPLEQRLFFALRSPSPQHLFGTDDVGRDILSRVIYGARISLRVGLISVSIAATIGTTLGILAGFYGGYLDSIIMGLANVLLAFPGILLALAIIAVLGPGLSNVMIAVGIGNIPTYIRVARGSTLSLRNYDYVTGARAVGCGNNRIMLRYILPNVLPPLIVLMTVGIAGAILTASGLSFLGLGAQPPTPEWGAMLHAGRTYLRQAWWVAVFPGLAITTTVLSINMLGDGLRDALDPKLRC, encoded by the coding sequence ATGATACCACGGCAACGCAGCCAACTCTCCATTGTGCTGCGGCAACTGTGTCGTAATCGCGGCGCAATAATTGGGCTGTGCTTGCTTACATTGGAAGTCCTGATCGCTATAGCAGCACCCCTGGTTGCTCCCTATAGCCCTCTAGAACAACGTTTGTTTTTTGCACTCAGGAGTCCCTCTCCGCAGCACCTGTTTGGGACTGATGATGTTGGCAGAGATATCCTTAGCCGAGTGATTTATGGAGCGCGTATCTCCCTCCGCGTGGGATTGATTTCTGTCAGTATTGCAGCCACGATCGGTACTACGTTAGGTATACTGGCTGGCTTCTATGGAGGATACCTGGATAGCATTATCATGGGTCTAGCAAACGTTCTATTAGCATTCCCTGGCATCTTGCTTGCGTTGGCGATCATCGCTGTACTAGGTCCTGGCTTGTCTAACGTGATGATTGCAGTCGGGATTGGCAATATTCCGACCTACATCCGTGTAGCTCGGGGTTCTACTTTGAGCCTTCGCAATTATGACTATGTAACGGGCGCGCGTGCTGTTGGTTGTGGCAATAATCGCATCATGTTGCGTTATATCCTGCCCAACGTGCTACCTCCGCTTATCGTGCTGATGACCGTCGGTATTGCAGGTGCTATTCTGACAGCGTCTGGTTTAAGTTTCCTAGGCCTAGGTGCACAGCCCCCTACACCTGAGTGGGGAGCGATGCTGCACGCTGGTCGCACTTATCTACGTCAGGCATGGTGGGTTGCGGTGTTCCCTGGTCTAGCGATTACCACCACGGTATTGAGCATCAACATGCTAGGGGATGGTTTGCGTGATGCCCTTGACCCCAAACTGAGATGCTGA
- a CDS encoding MFS transporter produces the protein MSGPEGLRRVLRSDVLTICLVIFCADIMSGVVSPTFSLYAKQLGASLTLIGILSSTVGITRLFVSMPLGFLSDRVGRKIVVTLGMISFATALVLFAIAPNAYFLLIGRVVDGIAMVCTFLIGAAYVSDIVAPEERGLAFGLYSTAMGLGFTIGPLFGAAVAARYGIAGSYWAGAAVGLTGAIMGAWRLQNIRTTGAISATQQRSLLADLQQMMHNRNLLAGSLANLLMSMVFSGAVVNFFPVYAAQVGIPQTVINSMFSARALLSTSARLPTGAVASKIPSRAVMMIALTIAVVVMFLVPQTQQRLTLSLLLILEGVAFGSFLTSGQIFVAQHSTTETRGAAVGAYSAAGSLGSIFSPIVLGIVADLGGVHTVFRLTSLLVLMGIFGIAYLYSGKNLFQPVLKRVGKLAGRSDL, from the coding sequence ATGTCTGGTCCAGAGGGACTACGTAGGGTTCTGCGCAGCGATGTTTTGACCATTTGTTTGGTCATCTTCTGTGCAGACATTATGTCGGGCGTTGTTTCTCCCACCTTTTCTCTATATGCCAAACAACTAGGCGCCTCATTGACGCTTATTGGCATACTCAGCAGCACAGTTGGTATTACACGTCTGTTCGTTTCCATGCCTCTGGGCTTCTTATCGGATAGAGTAGGGAGGAAAATCGTGGTTACTCTGGGCATGATCAGTTTTGCCACGGCTCTAGTGCTCTTTGCCATAGCACCAAACGCATATTTCCTGTTGATCGGACGAGTCGTCGATGGGATAGCCATGGTTTGCACTTTTTTGATTGGTGCAGCGTATGTCAGCGACATTGTGGCGCCGGAGGAACGCGGGTTGGCCTTCGGATTGTACTCCACTGCTATGGGGTTGGGATTTACCATTGGACCTTTGTTTGGAGCAGCGGTTGCAGCACGCTATGGCATTGCTGGCAGTTATTGGGCTGGCGCAGCAGTAGGTCTAACAGGAGCCATAATGGGTGCCTGGCGTTTGCAGAACATTCGCACTACCGGCGCCATCTCGGCCACTCAGCAGCGATCACTATTGGCTGATTTACAGCAGATGATGCATAATCGCAATCTGCTGGCCGGCTCTCTAGCCAACCTGCTGATGAGCATGGTTTTCAGCGGAGCCGTGGTTAATTTCTTTCCCGTGTATGCAGCGCAGGTTGGTATACCGCAGACAGTCATCAATTCTATGTTCTCTGCTCGTGCTTTGCTTTCCACATCCGCACGGTTGCCAACAGGAGCAGTAGCAAGCAAGATACCGAGCCGAGCGGTGATGATGATTGCTTTAACCATAGCAGTAGTGGTGATGTTCCTTGTGCCCCAGACACAGCAACGCCTTACTCTTAGCCTGCTGCTGATCCTGGAGGGTGTAGCCTTCGGTTCGTTCTTGACTTCGGGTCAAATCTTCGTAGCTCAGCATTCTACCACTGAGACTCGCGGAGCAGCCGTTGGCGCTTACAGCGCTGCTGGCAGTCTGGGTAGCATTTTCAGTCCCATTGTGCTGGGTATAGTTGCTGATCTAGGAGGAGTGCATACGGTCTTCAGGTTGACTAGCCTCTTGGTTTTGATGGGCATATTTGGCATTGCCTATCTCTACTCTGGCAAGAACCTGTTTCAGCCCGTGCTCAAACGGGTTGGGAAACTTGCTGGGCGTTCGGACCTCTGA